The proteins below come from a single Macrobrachium nipponense isolate FS-2020 chromosome 17, ASM1510439v2, whole genome shotgun sequence genomic window:
- the LOC135195962 gene encoding uncharacterized protein LOC135195962: protein MPMVAFSVILNYNKVKRNEDKEATKPREVSLNIPWEKEEETGKIMTGLADCKKELESVIKAVGELSDKVNNLMIEVKRDNSLANNLMIEGKRDNSHVSLDSKNGKNGGEVNCNEIKTSTTKEIIVALNMLTTYRKKPNGYKKLELLADATKNTRGLITFVKNNIPAELIVAERINDIEYRNRYRFKNETHKKKFMKYIENWYEVYRLLEVNDENEFYEDFLRTIDEFFNIVKQKAKEIKETLENVATLYTEIRKEVRGKYWNEHLSNLFKLKNLSMIWDNVNKIRGIKKKAFVHPNPIDEVRRLKEKWEYIASFDSLPLGMRNYLKNREHFWKDLFESQGNVEDDTCIPINRDEILYALNTGKSTAPGEDGVPYDILNCLVMLKNSPLVDLFNLSYTNRRLPRAWKTAIIIPIRKSNGGFRPVSLTSCFCKMMERVIRNRLDYKIRGLFSENLNGFIKGKSTADCIIKVLGNNKSNYRLFVDLQNAFDKANKNIILEELVNKGISGNLLKWIKDYLSDRKGKVIFQGVESDVFDISLGTPQGGVLSPILFNVLMDRIAIGNDVQTIIYADDIVIQCHNFSTMQNIGNQIQELCINFGLIININKSKYQSRIECKTDLVMNNLKLQKVQSYKYLGFNIGFKYNYEHIAYVKNLCISRLKPLRILANCGKGIGWYPIVKNDIFDNHTVNY, encoded by the exons atgcccatggtagctttcagtgttatcctgaattataacaaggtgaaa agaaatgaagacaaagaagCTACAAAACCACGAGAGGTGTCGTTGAATATTCCttgggagaaggaagaggaaactgggaaaataatgacAGGTTTAGCTGATTGCAAGAAAGAGCTGGAATCTGTCATAAAAGCTGTAGGAGAGTTAAGTGATAAGGTTAATAATTTGATGATAGAAGTTAAGAGAGATAATAGTCTGgctaataatttgatgatagaaggaaagagagataatAGTCATGTGTCCCTAGATTCAAAAAACGGCAAAAATGGCGGTGAAGTCAATTGTAATGAAATAAAGACTAGTACAACGAAGGAAATTATAGTAGCTTTGAATATGTTGACTACCTATAGAAAGAAACCAAATG gttataaaaaattAGAATTGCTTGCTGATGCTACAAAAAACACTAGAGGTTTGATAACTTTTGTTAAGAATAATATACCAGCAGAATTAATTGTTGCTGAAAGAATAAATGATATAGAATAT agaaataggtatagatttaaaaatgaaactcaCAAGAAAAAATTTATGAAGTATATTGAAAATTGGTATGAAGTATATAGATTATTGGAggtaaatgatgaaaatgaattctATGAAGATTTTCTAAGAACTATagatgaattttttaatattgtaaaacaaaaagcaaagg AAATCAAAGAAACTTTGGAAAATGTTGCAACTTTATATACAGAAATTAGAAAGGAGGTAAGAGGAAAGTATTGGAATGAACACTTAAGTAatttattcaaattaaaaaatttgtctaTGATTTGggataatgttaataaaattaGAGGAATTAAAAAGAAAGCCTTTGTACACCCAAATCCAATAGATGAAGTGAGAAGGTTAAAAGAAAAGTGGGAATATATTGCAAGCTTTGATAGTCTGCCGCTGGGTATGaggaattacttaaaaaataGAGAACATTTTTGGAAAGATCTTTTTGAAAGTCAAGGAAATGTAGAGGATGATACTTGTATTCCCATAAATAGGGATGAAATCTTATATGCATTAAATACAGGAAAATCTACAGCACCAGGTGAAGACGGAGTTCCATATGATATTTTGAATTGCCTTGTGATGTTAAAAAATAGCCCTCTTGTTGACTTGTTTAATTTGTCATATACCAATAGGAGATTACCAAGGGCTTGGAAAACtgctattattattcctattagaAAGAGTAATGGGGGTTTTAGACCAGTTTCACTAACCTCTTGCTTTTGCAAAATGATGGAAAGGGTAATACGAAACAGGTTAGATTATAAAATTAGAGGTTTATTCTCTGAAAATTTAAATGGTTTTATTAAAGGTAAATCGACTGCTGACTGTATTATAAAGGTATTAGGTAACAATAAATCTAACTATAGGTTGTTTGTAGATTTACAGAATGCTTttgataaagcaaataaaaacattatattggAAGAATTAGTTAATAAAGGAATATCAGGAAATTTGTTAAAGTGGATAAAAGACTATTTGTCTGACAGAAAAGGTAAAGTGATTTTCCAGGGGGTTGAATCTGATGTTTTTGATATAAGCTTAGGTACTCCTCAAGGGGGTGTGTTAAGTCCTATACTATTTAATGTCCTAATGGACAGAATTGCAATTGGAAATGATGTACAAACTATTATTTAtgctgatgatattgttattcAGTGTCATAACTTTTCTACTATGCAAAATATAGGTAATCAGATTCAAGAGTTATGTATTAATTTtggtttaataattaatattaataaaagtaaatatcagtCAAGAATAGAATGTAAAACAGATTTAGTTATGAATAATCTTAAACTGCAAAAGGTTCAATCTTATAAATATTTAGGTTTTAATATtggatttaaatataattatgaacATATAGCCTATGTAAAAAATTTGTGTATTAGTAGACTTAAACCTTTAAGAATATTGGCAAATTGTGGAAAGGGAATTGGTTGGTATCCCATTGTTAAGAATGATATATTTGACAACCATACGGtcaattattga